Below is a window of Strix aluco isolate bStrAlu1 unplaced genomic scaffold, bStrAlu1.hap1 HAP1_SCAFFOLD_39, whole genome shotgun sequence DNA.
AATACATCCTAACATATGTGTCTGAAACAGGTGAGGAATGGTACCTTCTTCTCACTTCTGGCTATGAGGGGAGTCCTGACACCTGGCTCAGATGAGGCACTCACACTGCCCAGCAGGGAGGACAGGACAGCACACAACTGTAATTAGCTACTAGCTCCCCCCAGAGCAGCTCACAGCTACCTGCAGGCATCCCTGGAGGCACAGCAAAGCGCTCTCCAGTGAAGAAAGGGgccttcctgcagctctggcaTGGTTGACTTGAGACTGAGCTTAAAAGTGAGAGGAGCAGCACTGTTGTTGGCTATGGTGACAATCTTCTTCACCATCTGTCCGATGGAGAGGGCTCCCAGCTTCACCACCTTTCCTTGTGGTTCcacatgaagtgctaaggcttggaccataggcccaagccagagttgacctatagatgaatcctgtatattttataaccattgtgctaacaggtattatactaagttataacaaaccacctattctgatataaagggtggaagtgttgaagcctgagcaacaggccctgaaccaaaactgttaactcagtatgtaatcattaatgaaatatgcatggaggatggagctatcttggatgtatctttcccttcctttgtatatgaatagaataacagagtcatggaggcaggtgcctgtcctcgaggcctgatgtgagaccttgtgcataatccgatccgataagcagagaaattcccttagtttcttccttgagccctggccaggctctggggggaacctaatgtgaaatttaaaccagatatttccacttaaaacaaaggtgccagctattctggcttgctgatttttaggtatataaggctggacccgctcacagtgactttgggtccctcacctatgggtggacgcactgcgtaggatttcccactcgccgggacaggctcaacaaatcctcgctgcacccggggctgcccagcgcctgcaggtctggatggtgggaacgggtgcaagtggtgatggatctttcttaatcactattctctctctcaggtagtaatgatttcatgcattaccctgtattttcctatttgtttaaatgcactattctgtcttttcttactgtatgttttctgtattattctgttatattatttagttatttctagtaaaatatgcctgctcttttcactctggtgtctgagtttaattgatatccctaatcagcaaaacaccacaaCGTCAACCTAAGGCAggagaaattaatataaagcaaaaggaaagaaggagaaaaggttttctgACACCCTTGTGGCAGAAAACTAAAACATGGTAGGCTGGGGAAGAGACGAGGAAAACGAGCGAGAAAGCTGTGCCCGCGGCCTGTGCCACCTGGGGTTTTAAGATTTGGATTTCATCTCACCTTCATTTCCGTGCCCCTTCCTCGGACCTCAATAGTTTGCTGGCAAAGACCGTTGATTTCAAAAGGGATGAGCTCATGGTAAGACGCAATCTCTCTGGGATAGAAAGTGATGGGCACCGCCACTGTCCCTCCTGGGCGTAGGACGTACCCTGGGAAGTCCACATGGAGGTGTGAGGTGCTGGTGAACAAGCAGCTCAGACTGGCAGAAAGCACAGCTGAGAGGAGCAGAGGTGTCACAAGGCTGTGTGTGCAACATCAGGGCTACTTAGggctctcctgtctcctctccctgcGTCCTCAGGATGTCACCCACAGTGCTCATGAAGACATGGAGCAGGCACATGCTAAGCAAGGGCCGAAGGAGTGTGTGGAGAAGGCCTACCTCACATCCTTATCTGGCTGGTTCGTGATGATGAGGCTCTGATGGGAAGGTGCCATTCCAGCATAGTAGATGAAGCAGGTTCCAAAGTTGAGTCTGGTAGTGGAGAAGTGGACAGTGGGCACTACCACAGTGGCCAGGAACACGCAGGTAAACCCTTGTTGATCTGGCGAGGAGAAAGACAGCATAAGCCCACTGAAGAGATGGGAACTACAACTGCAAACACCGAGGAAgaggatggggggcagctggctgCACTGACAATAAGGAAAAGCAAGTGCCAAAAGACTCCAGAATGGCAATAGAAGGTAGAAGGCTTGGTCCAAGAGGGAATGGGTTTTTGGAGAGTCGTGGCCCTGCTTTGTGCAGCCACATGCTGAGCTGTGCGGCCACATGCTGGCAGGACCTTTCTGCACGGTGGGACCAGCGCAGCAGAGGCCTGGCAAGGAGAAACAGCTCCATCTCCACACACATCTAGGACCCCCCCAGATTAGGGGCAGAGGGGGCCTGGGGGATATGCCCTGCCACAAAAGTGCTGCCCAAAGTCATCCTGGGTAAGCACTTATTAAAATACTCCATTCAGAAGCTGTCAGGCTCTTTATTTCTGCAACAGGAGCCTCTTTGCCTTGTTCAGGCTCTTCAGTGACAGAGCTCACCCctagctctgggctcctgctgccaAGCTGCTGCGTAGGAGGTGAAGGTCCCGTATTAAACCCTCGTGCCTCACCTGAAGCGTCAGCTCTACGTCTTTTAAAGAGCACATCCTCTGTGGGTGAAAAGCCAGCTGGGTCTCTGCTTTCCCCTTCGCCTGCAAGACTGTCTGAGGGGTGACAGTAAGGACCTGCTTACAGGCTGCGGGGCCACTCAGTTCCCACGAGAAGGTGAAGCTGAACTTGCTGTTATTGTGGATGCTAAAGAGATGCTGGACATTCTTGTTCAGCTGTACCTGCAGGGAAAAGCAGTGAGGACTGGGGGTTAGAGCACATGCAAAGTGTCAGCTGGCCCAGCAAGTGCTCCTCCCTAATGTGCTCCTGCATTTTTCATATTCAGCTAATGACCTGTATGAAAGATCAATCTCCCTCCCTCCAGAGACccataaatgaagaaaaacattccctTGTGTTCAAACATCTCTGTGAAGCTCCTGGTTCAGGCCCAACGTTGCAGGCCTTTGTGGGGCAAATGGTTCAGGGAAGCAGTGCTGCTCACCTCCTTGAAATCAATGACGTTGATCTCCTGTGCACTGAGCTCCGTGACACAGCCGTCGCTGTCCTCACACCTGACAGACGTGTGCACGCTATAGCCGGTGGCCTTGATATTCAAGGAGAGGGGCTGGGTCTTCCTCTTGACATCGCACTTGAGGCTGAAGACCGCCTCTCCTTCTAGCGTTGGTGTGAAGAAGACTGTAATGGGAAACCTGGCGAGAGAAGACCCTTTTTGCTCCATTTGCCATCTCTTGGCTTTCCTGGCCACACGTTGCCTGCTCTATGGGAGAGCAGCTGTGCAATGGCCCTGGTGAGGCCCCAGGCCTGGGAGAAAGCAGGAGCAGCACTCTGCCTTTCCAGGGCCTTCCACTATGGAGCAAGCCCTGGTCAGCCCTGCTTAGGGTACGATGATCCCATGCAATGAAATGCCAGAGGATACAACAACAAGGCATCAAACCCTGAGCTAACGCTGACCTTACTGCCCTGTCCACGTGCTACAGGGCACCACCGGGTCGAGACCCCGCTTCTGTCCCAGACACAAAGGAGGGCACTCCTGGAGACCCCCAGTCTCTCTGATCTATATGACAAGGGTAAGTAACATCCTCTTTGCCAAGAGGAGTCGTCCAGCTCCCGTGACAGCAGCACAGCGTGGGTGCCACCAAACTGCCTCTTTGTAATTTTTGTGGGTAATTTCTGGGTATgtgatcaaaaccaaacaaactacaGAGATTTAAGGAATTACCACTTCTCAGGTGAGCCACAGTAACTGATGCAGGATGCTTTCTTGCACTCTGTGGCAAGCCAAAATTCAGCATCTTTTAAGACACAGCAAAGCTGCCTGGAGCTAATGTGTTCTCCTTACACCCTGGCAGGCTGGGAGTGGGCACAGGGACATCCATGATGGATCAGCAAATGAGTTGGTGACTGCTTATACCGCTTGAACTCACGATCACGTCTGAGCACAAATCATGGCTGCAGTTTACAAGAAAAGAGCATCTGCTTTCTGACAGGTGATCCTGCAAAACACAGCTAGTCGCCTAAGCCTGTTGCTGTCCCCCATGACGGGCTCAaatgctgcctgcagtgctgcttctgtgctttgtTGTTTTTGGCCCTGCACCGACCGCGCATGGTGGGCTTTCTCGCTAAAGGAacacagggaagagaggagaccTTGCCCACTtagagctgctggctcaggggTCACAGGGGTAATACCCCCAAACATGCTTTTGTCACCAAAACTAGAAGATCCAAAGCCTGAATTTCTGCACCCACCTCTGCTTGCTTCCCTGGCTGGATGCGACCTCTCTCTGTGTGGCAGAAGGCGGCCACCTGTTCTGGTGGGGCTTCAGGGTCTTGGCAAGTCCACTGGAAGGAATACGTGGAACTGGATGGGTTCATAACCATGAAGGTCCTGggaacacaaagcaaaaaggaCTACTAAGGTGGTGCTGGGACATTAGTGACTCTGTCCTGCAGCAGACATCAGGCACTGCCCGTCCTCGACACTACCCGGAAGGAGTTATTTGGTACAGTGGAACAAGATTGGGAGCACAAACATTTCATCTGCTTTATAAGGGCCCTGTCTGTTTCCTGGGTGGCTACAGATTAACGTCTATTGACAAAGAAATTCGCAAGGATATAGCCAAAGTCTTGCATGCTAAAACGATAAGATCAAGCGAAAATGGTAAAATCAAGTCCAGTCAGACTCCTTTGGAAGATGGTACTCTTGGTTGTGGTTGCAGCCTTCATTGACCATGTCTGACTGGTATCTCAAAAGAGCAAGAATGTCCCAAGGATGCTCTTCAAAGGGACGAAGGTTGTACTGGCCCTATTGCACAAGCTGGGGTTACGTGGTCGTCCCAGACTGACCCATACCTTATTGAAGAAAgggacaaagagaacaaaaaatgggCCAGTTGGACTTCAGTGACCACCTTGTGCCAGGTCCAAAACAGACTCATGGCCAAGGGTCAGCAGATCAGAGACAAGGCACAAATGTGCCCTGAGGcttggaagagcagctggagaggtcTCTGGTTAAGAAGGGTGACCAGGAGACGGTCATCAGGAGAAGCCATGTCCACACACTTACCTGCTGTGCCTGCCACGCACTCCAATTGCCTCAAACTCAATCACTCTTGTGTTGAGATCTAACGTTGCCCCCTTTGGTCCCTGCAACTCTGGTACACGCCTTTTTGCAGTGATGTAGTCAGAGTCTTCCAGCTCAAAGTGGCAAAGTGACATCAGGCTTCTCCCCTTCACAGCCACCTCCGGGCCCTTCTGATTTGGCCTCAGGTTAGGAATACTAGAAAGAAAGGGACCAGTATTAGCCAGACTAACAtttccagccagccagctgcttGTTTATCTCCTTGTGCAGCACAGTGTTGCATCCTCTCTCCATGCAAGCACCGATCAGCAAATCAAACAGAACTGCACTCCCCACCAGAGGCAGTGGAGGTgaaatggcagaaacacagagactgactgcagcacacaggttTCTAGGTAGATAAGGTGGCCATGCTTGTCTGATAAGAAAGCATAGCTAGGGACTAGCTGGCCCCTTGACAGCCTTTCTGGATCTCTCGTTCCAGATTTTGGAACCCTCCGGAAGCTTAGTATTTCATACAGTGTCTTGTCCCAGTGTCTCCATACCTGCTTCTACCAAGGCTGGATGATAATTTGCCTTTGCTCCTGTATGTTGGTTGTTTCTGCTGCCTCACTggggctggctgtccccaggtctGCACTCCCACCCACCCCAATCACAGGCAATACCACAACTACCCAGCAGTAGCACGAGTTGAAAAGTGCCTGGATGCTTCCTACCTGCAGAGCATACGGCTCTCAAAGTCCCCCACGTACACCGGAGAGAACTTCATCTACAAGAGCTGCTCCTGTCCTGCAGGGATGGTGCTGCTGCGGGGCTTGACAGAGAACAGTGAGGAGGCACTGACGGTGTTCAGAGACGAGCTCAGGGAGGAAGAGACCTGCTCCAGAGCGCGGCCCAGCTGGCTCGAACAGCGGCTAGACTGGAGCTTCACAGAGGCACCAGAAGTGGAGGCGAGGAAACCCCCTGCAGTAAAGGAAGAGGTTATAGCATGACATCTTCTTTCAAGGAGAAAATCCTTTGTTCCCAGCaactctgcctcctgctgcaggtggacAGAAGGGAGCTGGGATGCACTTGGAGCACCTCTGGCCAAGGGTTTTCAGCAGGACTCCCAGTGAAGCAAAGGGAAAGTGTATGTTAGCAAATTCAACAGGCCCAGGACTGAAGTCAACTGCTTCACTCCAGTCTGTTAAACTCTCTCCATCTCCAGGACTGGGGACCTAATGCAAACTTCTGCAGAATGGTTTCTGGCCAGCTTTCATTCCCGAATCATGTCCAGGAACTAACAGTAgagatgtgtgtgtgttacaGCACCTGGATAAATTTCTGGGCATCATTTCATGTCCCAGTACAGCcagcctcagaatcacagaatcatctagattggaaaagaccttgaagatcatccagtccaaccgttaacctagcactgacagttcccaactacatcatattcctaagcgctatgtcgactctactcttaaacacctccagggatgggaactccaccacctccctggcagcccattccaacgcccaacaaccccttctggaaagaaatacttcctaatatctagtctaaaccttccctggtgcaacttgaggccattccctcttgtcctattgtctatgacttggttaaagagactcatccccagttctctgcaaccttctttcagggagttgtagagggtgatgaggtctcccctcagcctcctcttctccagactaaacaaccccagttccctcagccgctcctcgtacgacatgtgctccagacccttcaccagcttcgttgcccttctctggacacgctctgCTGACgtggaagtcccggacacaacttatacgaccaatttgatcaagttgatgccactttattacaGGATACACatcaatttatacactatcagaagcttcacgcaGCGCTATCTTCTTgttaataggctaaagctacttgttcactcgcccttctgccctctatgattggtcccggtgtggtgtccatgcgctgctctccccccaggtagaccccctgttttcgacattccaacatctttatctcttggccaggaatgtagtttctcaggccatctcggccttgtttatgtccttgaacacagctgcagcttgctgttacagtgaggcccctcggtctggatcgctcacaacatgtccgttgttctccagcaatgccacaatgctcgagtaattcaatgtcctttttgtagtgaggggcccaaaactgaacacagtaattgaggtgcggcctcacaagtgccgagcacagggggaagatcacttccctgtccctgctggccacgctactgccGATACAAGCCTCAGTGCTTAGCATTAAGGATATGTTCATTAAGGACAGCATTAAGTCCTGCTCCCCTGTCGCCTGCAGAATTGAGTTTTGTTTGTTACATGTGGtggagagaaggctttggggaacaGCGCTGCTCTGACCTTCACAccctttccccccttcctctttgTCGGGCTTTCATAACCAATGACCAGAGAGCTGATGGCACAGCCCAGCAGACTGGCTTCAGCACaagtgtgccctgtgccggggaagAGCCAATGCCAGGACGCACAGAGGAGGGAGATAAGCATGTTCAGGGCATCAAGGACTTGGGCTGAGTTGTCCCATCTTGACCATCAGGCAAGCTGCCTGTGCTAGGAAACACATGGGTTGCCAGCTCTCCTCACTCCTGTTTCTGATGAGACCTCTTGGACACACAGCCCTGTTTCCCTGTAGAACCACGCTGCTCCCAAGCAGACTGTGCGCTCAGACACAACCGCGTTACTGCGGGTTGGTGAGTCACGGCCCCGCCATTGAGCTCCAAtggctgctgtgagcaggggctctgcctgcagcaaacACTCCCCTGCCCGAGTTAAGAGGGTTAGTTTTCGACAGTGACGTCGCATTTTCCCTGGATCAGGGAATTGCACACGGACAGTGACTGCAGGTCAGCTAACTCGTCGTTACACCATGAATTTTCCCCAGTCTCAGAGACTTCCCAAAGAGGTGCCCGAATCTCCCCCTTCCCAGACCTGACCCACCACGTGGCTCTCCCCCGAGCCAGGCTCAGCTCCCGTGCAGAGCACAAGTGTCAGAACACTCACAGGAGGCTCTGAAAGGTAGAGAAGGGGCAGGGAAAAagtctccagctgcagctgggaagatgcTGATGAAAGTGGACAACcagacagggacaaaaaagaaattcatgttTTGGGGGGAAGCGGCATGGTCATCTCCCCAAGCCCTCAGCTGCCAGCCAAAATGCCCTGGGCACCCTGAGCTGTCACACAGAGCCAGTCCCTTACCATCCAGACTGGGTGGGAGCGGCTCCCCAGCATGGCTCACTGCACTTTCATCCTCCATGGCCGCCATCCAGGTGTATTCCAGGGCCACATTCCCTGTATTGGACAGCTGGAAACTGGAAAGCAaggaggagtttaaaaaaaaaaaaaaagaaaaagcctaataAATACAAAGTGAGTAGAGAAGTAACACTGTGTGGTGGGCTCCTGACACCCCTTTCTTTATGCTGAGTAGCATCTTCTTTCCCAGACAACTCTGCCACATCTAGAttgctgccctgggctgccccagAAGTATTTCCGAGTTTGGAAGTTACAGAGGAAAGGGCAGACATGGTGCCCAGGAGACTTATTCTGGTCTTACGTCTCCGTTTCACATTATTTTGACTGCAAACCCGTCCTTGAGCAGATAAGGACAGGCACCAtgcaatgaaagcaaaaccacGGCTGTTCTCAGCAGAAAGGCACAGCAGAATTGAACCTCTGCTGGCACGCCTTGGTGCAATGGCAGCCACCATCTCCTGCTTGGCTTTCTGTGCATATATATgggccccagcacccagccaggacTTGGAAAGGATGAAACAATAAAGGATTTGTTTAAAAGGATGAACAGCAGGTGAGACTGAATGTAAAGCCCGAGAAGGGACTCAGGTCCACATGTGGGAGATCTCCAGGCCCTGGGATGTGCCAGATTATGTGTGGAAGCTGAAACCTCAgactcagcaggcaggagcaccccCCTCTAAGGCTGATCAGCCTGTTAGAAATCAGAAGAGGTTTATTAAGTGGCTGAGCAATAAACATGTCAGTGTAACTTTAGCGGGCACAGGACCATGagtagaaggaaaagcagtggccACCGGAGAGCACAGCgcagctctggggaagcagaCATGGGTCAGCCCTGGGCAAAGGCAGTCCCCACTTGTAGGTCCCTGTCTGGCACTCATGTGAACATCCTCGTCTGGAAGAGCAAGGTCTCCTTGAACTCAATCATGTCCGTCTTCAGCTTGAACTTGGCATAGTCAACGACAGCACTGAGGCGAAGTTCCACCTCACGGATGCTCTTCTCCAGGACAGTGTGAGCTGGTTCTGGGTCGGTCTCGATCACCTCCaaacaggagagggaagaatCACTGAccagagcccagaaagccaggcTGAGCAGGGAATCTTTTGGCCTCTAAAATCAGCCACATATAAGGGCTAGAAAGGACCATTCCCATTTATTTCCCTCGAAAGATAACCAAATTTGACCCTTCCGCTATAGTATTTGTTTCTACCTACTGATCACAGCAGTCACCACGACTGTGAATACACCCATGGGGACTATGACCGGGTATCAGCCTCTGTGTTTCAACCCTGTAGTGTCTGACCTTTTTCCTGGCCTCCTACAAGTCCAGCAGGCTTCCAAATCAGGATTAAGTTCCCCTGCTGGAGCTCTGTGGATGGAGAACCCCAAGACTGAACAAACCTAGAAagcaccttttccttcttgtctcaggAGAAAGTGCTTTCCAGATGTCATGTGCGGGGCAACAGCCACACTGGTGGTGGCTGGGGATGGGCATTTTGGGATGGGAGTGAACTCACTAGGAAAGTCTCCGACTGCTGATGCTCTGATGGGGAAGAAGTTCGGTTTACAGGTCTTAAAATGGTTCAGAAACTGGGGAAGAACCATCACCCAAGATAAATGTGTCTGGCAACAACAATAGTAAAAGCAAGAGTTTCTGGAGATGACACTTCTCCAGACTCCTGCGTGACTGCCATACAGTACCTGGGCTGCTCCATAATGAGACATCCTACACCATACAGAGACCACAACCAGAACCTCTGGTACCAGTGTAGGCAGAGCTCAGAGCTCGCCCACAGCGTGCTGGTGGGCTagccagcacacacagaagagcACTAGTGTTGCTCTCCACTTCAGAACAAGAGACAGAGCACAGTGGATTTAACTCCTTGTTGGTGAAAAGGTACTGAATCAGGTGAAGAGATTTTAACACCATAAAATGTATTATCATAAAATGTGGCATTCAACACAGGCtgcaacacttctgcttttggCAGAGACCAATAGTTTGCAAGTGGCAAAATGTCTCTTGTCAAAAAGACTTCCCCATCTTGTGGGGGTGTATCAGGCCACCGTGCATCCACCTCTCCTGAAATGCACTGCTGGTTAACCGCACAGGTGGATTAAATGTCAGGAGGAGGCAGGAACTGCTTAGCCAGCAGAGATGGCAGCCTGCTGCCGTTGGCTGTTCTTCTTGTGGATGCTCAGTTAGCTTTTGCTATTGTGCTTCTTACCTTCTTCTTGACAGGCCATGTGGCTGCCGGGCCCCTCATGGCATCCACCCACTTGACGGTGTGCAGGCAGTCGTCCCAGTCGGGaacctgctctggcagcagctgcaaagcGATCCGAGCCACCTTACACCTCACAGGGTGCTTTTTGAAGGCGACTGCAATGTCCGATCTCAGGGTCACTGTGATGTTCTTAGCACAGCCAGCATGGAGGTGTCCCACCTAGGCAGAACCAGAGACCGAAGACCAAACTGGAATCCTTGGCAAGGGCAGGACTGACAGCAAAGGGACTGAtgtgctgagcagctgtgccaggaaTCTGCGTCTTACTGTGTATCTATCTGAAGTTTGATAAAGTACAAACAAAAGATGCCACCTCCCGTAACATGGAGCCTTTTCTGTGGGGcagacagccctgccccagcaaagccagggatCGCAGCTCCTACATGGCTCTGAGCCGGGCTCTCACTGGTCTGTGGGGACTCCCTGCGAGCTCCCGGGAACCCGCCGGGCACTGCTTgagcagcggggaaaggcagagctgtCCAAGCTCACCTGGGGGGAGAAGTGAAACAGGGCGCCTGCCAGCCACTCAAACCACATCGCCTCCGTCCTGCTGCGATTGGTGATTGTGAAGCTCACGGTGTAGGGTGTCCCGATGTGACAGTCCCCGAACTGCATGTGATCCACCTCTGGCAGCTGTTAACAATGAGAGCAAGGGATCTCAGTGTGTGGTGAGGtccatctgccccccccccatCTACAGACACGTTATGTCCAACTCTTCCTTGCTCCAAACCTTCCTCCCCCTGGGAGatgcagctgctccccatcctACCACTTTCAGGGAAACGCCCTGACACATCCCTAAACATGTGGTTGCAGCTGTGCAGAGACATGCAGTACAGCCTGCACTGCCTCTGTGCACACGGCTGGCACGCTCACAGACCGCCAGCTCCGCTGGGTGACAGCACAGGCCTGCTCATATAGAGGACACAGATTATCATACACGGTCTTCATCTCCACAATATCCCACGGGCGAGCAGACCTCCTTTTAGAGATACTCAGCTGAATGCTGGTATCTCTGACCCCACCCTACTAGCCTGTAAGCTTCTCCCTTGACAGAGGATCTTCCCTTTGTTCTCAAGTGTGGCTGCTCTCCAGGCTACAAAAGGCAACAGGATCTGTCTCCTAAGGTTGGACCACACCTGCACCAGCACAAGGTgagcagaaatgtggattttCCTATTCCTTGCTCCATCTTGtcagtctctcctctcttacCCTCAATTATGTCTTCCTCCATATTGCCCTCAGTGTTCTCCTCGCTGTTTGCCATTAGTTCATGGATGTTATCTAGCATGAAGTCATCCTCGTAGCCTTCACCCACCAGCTGAATGTTGGTTTCTTCGTAGGGGTTGTCCACCACTGATAGGTGGATCCTCGCTTCCACACATTGGGCCAGGGTGGGTTTGAAAAGCACATCAAACTCTGCTGATTCCCCGTGATGCAGGACCAAGGAAGCGGTGTGAGGCCTCCTCTCTGCACAACAATGGAAATCAGAGAAAAGTGATACAGctgtagagagaaaaatatttccatggggTATAGGAGGAGTAAGAGGTTGAAACCCAGCTGTCTCTAAGCACAGGTTCTCCCACCGATGGTTCCAGACCCTCCTCCTATGGTCACAAGACTATGACACCACTGTGCATATCACTGCTAAAGTGTCTTAACCTCAGGGTAACACCCAGCTCTCACTCAAactgcacccagccagctcctgctatACATAAAGCTGAGTCAAAGGgtggttttgatttctgttggCTGGCTGTGGGCTCAAGGGCTGCCTCCATTCAGGCTGGTAACTTCCCAAATGCAGCGAAGACCTCACTGAAGTGGTGATAGTCCCCCACAACTCAACCCCACCATgtccagaagaacagaaaaacttcctaCAACTTGTTAGGAGGAAACCCTACAAAGCATCCACATGAAAAACTAGGGGTACAGAGAGCCCCAGGAAAGAAACTGTGTCTAacatctggctgctgcttggCCAAGCCAAGAGCAGGGCACACATCTTCCCAATGACTGACCACACTTGATGGTTATTGAATTTACCTTCTCCAGGAGCGTCCTCCTCCATGCCTGCAGCTTGGTAGATGCAGTGTGTGGCGGGCCtggctttcaagaagaaaactccCCCTTCATCCAACAGGTCTATCATCAACTAAGAAAAGGGAACACAGAACACAACCCCACTGGTGTGGGTACAGGGTGGCATGTGGATTGACAACGCACTGCTGCTGGTCCAGCATGGAGAACCCAGCATGCTACCCTGCTTCAAACACAGCTGTTAGCACAAAGTTTAAGTAaaatcagacag
It encodes the following:
- the LOC141919005 gene encoding hydrocephalus-inducing protein homolog, coding for MKFSPVYVGDFESRMLCSIPNLRPNQKGPEVAVKGRSLMSLCHFELEDSDYITAKRRVPELQGPKGATLDLNTRVIEFEAIGVRGRHSRTFMVMNPSSSTYSFQWTCQDPEAPPEQVAAFCHTERGRIQPGKQAEVGAEIQALDLLVLVTKACLGVLPLEKAHHARSVQGQKQQSTEAALQAAFEPVMGDSNRLRRLAVFCRITCQKADALFLFPITVFFTPTLEGEAVFSLKCDVKRKTQPLSLNIKATGYSVHTSVRCEDSDGCVTELSAQEINVIDFKEVQLNKNVQHLFSIHNNSKFSFTFSWELSGPAACKQVLTVTPQTVLQAKGKAETQLAFHPQRMCSLKDVELTLQCSQLPPILFLGVCSCSSHLFSGLMLSFSSPDQQGFTCVFLATVVVPTVHFSTTRLNFGTCFIYYAGMAPSHQSLIITNQPDKDVSLSCLFTSTSHLHVDFPGYVLRPGGTVAVPITFYPREIASYHELIPFEINGLCQQTIEVRGRGTEMKVLCLKPTNELSLKPKGETCKVEVIFSPKCCIQPFTEEVMLECSGLVRSLFMVWGSCQGTHVSLDQEHLSFGVVVQQSYTSWHLTMQNTGDIGVKFKWDIKSFKPDFCISPTKGYIFPGMDVPFVVTFCPSKLSCAIQCEGLQCFIEGSEPLQLTLAGCCMETPVSKETLTFTCAMREKHSQTILLSNPNNKDLHCARRH